The following are encoded in a window of Xyrauchen texanus isolate HMW12.3.18 chromosome 42, RBS_HiC_50CHRs, whole genome shotgun sequence genomic DNA:
- the LOC127634963 gene encoding uncharacterized protein LOC127634963, giving the protein MPSSIRTLLLLVYVLCGFPSAWSGDTGDARPCSGSHCPGSRTSRPPRQYNPTTQSRSINQHAYYSFHSEHHAALPSTSQRGRSGEQARETLQTRVAEVFGSVCADCVTPQRAAQVINDTRECKGIECRLPLRIRPKPRPRPCAGDGCVPGTNQPPLMHVADRAAQFLGEFPDIGYPASELGAPLGVQLTCDIKPGENEVPAEDALILHLQLTKGQEKLVETLRAQQVVIRDLQQRLVEQQGALLSQQREILDQQHRMYEQMDVVKAQYGLLSETVKQVSFQGLQGELQNYFESHLAGLKNQARSHLQKSYDVHKVDVDAKLMDAVGDAGHPLLGCQVPCGPEEYCNIQKDPLQCERCTMCPPGFFLVSQCSPTADRMCQDRDECLELPSLCGERVKCLNTPGGFRCLGVSEREISAGLCGLEYFYNQELQECQACSDCDGEPVAIPCTVSSDSVCGTSTENTLTRSWAASIAVMPTKSKSMSIYPGIQLNIRGKEGSNLLTNHDGYLNLQLHGLLWIDHNFALKHSCRNFIQVGMRLNGSEEEGHDLSGVRIDQPERKFFQGVTVSAAVEVEPNHTLAIVLKSPNQHCNQSKDLQVYDLGESSFSLLWLSHDTGAVAMTAQMSTAAHYQSNYRPTFRMATVSDPYIVALTHDSRGVRFMENGVVKFVLQQAIYSMGHPCVREGFFLIAYVNRNGTNQEVMRSFKSGVNYRDTSITLSGATRVDNGDWLNFEIVAPSQCNVRYFGDSSGISMLSLIWIPTAVSSTLMATVSRTGLPSGAVRNKPLLFRQMSPNTDQIRIAGSSEPHAQRNFVFSEAGMASVAINLKLIHSCNVVKLTLHRQGKEGGHALAQQVGGHMPEGSEWASIGLRTSFDVLNGTAIYVSLDCIRGRINQITHEGGTNISILWLAS; this is encoded by the exons ATGCCATCATCCATcaggacgctattgctgctggtTTACGTTTTATGCGGGTTCCCCTCTGCGTGGTCGGGCGACACCGGAGACGCCAGACCCTGCTCTGGATCACACTGCCCGGGGAGCAGAACTTCAAGACCACCGCGGCAATACAACCCGACAACACAAAGCAGATCGATAAATCAGCATGCTTACTACAGCTTTCATTCTGAACATCACGCAGCGCTTCCATCAACATCGCAGCGCGGGCGGTCTGGAGAGCAGGCGAGAGAAACGCTCCAGACGCGCGTCGCTGAGGTCTTTGGCTCCGTCTGCGCCGATTGCGTTACGCCTCAAAGAGCAGCTCAAGTTATTAACGACACCAGAGAATGTAAAGGAATTGAGTGTCGTTTGCCTCTTAGGATACGACCGAAGCCCCGGCCGAGACCCTGTGCGGGTGACGGGTGTGTGCCCGGGACCAACCAGCCTCCCCTCATGCATGTGGCCGACAGAGCCGCTCAGTTTCTGGGGGAATTTCCGGACATAGGATATCCTGCGTCGGAGCTCGGGGCTCCTTTGGGAGTGCAGCTCACATGTGACATCAAACCGG GAGAGAATGAGGTTCCTGCAGAAGATGCACTTATCTTACACCTGCAGCTCACAAAGGGTCAAGAGAAGCTGGTGGAGACCTTGAGAGCTCAACAGGTGGTGATCCGTGATCTGCAGCAGAGACTGGTGGAACAGCAGGGGGCGCTTCTGTCCCAGCAGCGGGAGATACTCGACCAGCAGCACCGCATGTATGAGCAGATGGATGTGGTGAAGGCTCAGTATGGTCTGCTTTCAGAGACTGTCAAGCAGGTCTCCTTCCAAGGCCTGCAGGGAGAGCTGCAGAACTATTTCGAAAGTCACCTGGCTGGGCTTAAGAACCAGGCACGTAGCCACCTGCAAAAGTCTTATGATGTGCATAAGGTGGATGTAGACGCCAAATTGATGGATGCAGTTGGGGATGCTGGGCACCCGTTGCTAGGATGCCAGGTTCCTTGTGGACCTGAAGAATACTGTAACATCCAGAAGGATCCACTGCAGTGTGAGAGGTGCACAATGTGTCCCCCTGGATTCTTTCTTGTATCACAGTGCTCCCCCACCGCTGATAGGATGTGCCAG GACAGGGATGAATGCCTGGAATTACCGAGCCTGTGCGGAGAGCGAGTTAAATGTCTCAATACACCAG GAGGGTTTCGTTGTCTGGGTGTGTCTGAGAGGGAGATTTCCGCAGGGCTGTGTGGCCTTGAGTACTTCTACAATCAGGAACTTCAGGAGTGCCAGGCTTGTTCAGACTGTGACGGCGAACCTGTTGCCATTCCGTGCACTGTCAGCAGCGATAGTGTATGCGGTACCTCGACTGAGAACACGCTCACAAGGTCTTGGGCTGCTTCGATTGCTGTAATGCCAACTAAATCGAAGAGTATGTCCATCTACCCAGGAATACAGCTCAACATTCGTGGCAAAGAAGGAAGCAACTTGCTGACCAACCATGATGGTTACCTTAACCTCCAACTACATGGACTTCTCTGGATAGATCACAACTTTGCTCTGAAGCACAGCTGCAGGAACTTTATCCAGGTTGGGATGCGGCTCAACGGCAGTGAAGAGGAGGGCCATGACCTGAGCGGCGTTCGCATAGACCAACCCGAGAGGAAGTTCTTCCAGGGTGTGACTGTTAGTGCTGCAGTTGAGGTGGAGCCCAATCATACTCTGGCAATTGTTTTAAAGAGTCCCAACCAACACTGTAATCAGAGTAAAGATCTGCAAGTGTATGATCTTGGAGAGTCTTCCTTCAGCTTGCTCTGGCTGTCCCATGACACTGGTGCTGTGGCTATGACAGCTCAGATGTCCACAGCAGCCCACTACCAGAGTAATTATCGCCCAACCTTTCGAATGGCTACTGTCTCTGACCCCTACATAGTGGCACTGACCCATGACAGCCGTGGGGTGCGTTTCATGGAGAATGGTGTTGTGAAGTTTGTGCTCCAGCAGGCCATCTATTCCATGGGCCACCCCTGCGTTCGAGAGGGTTTCTTTCTGATTGCCTACGTCAACCGAAACGGCACCAACCAGGAGGTGATGCGCTCCTTCAAATCTGGTGTCAACTACAGGGATACCTCCATTACCCTTTCTGGGGCCACAAGGGTAGACAATGGAGATTGGCTGAATTTCGAGATTGTTGCCCCTTCTCAGTGTAATGTCCGCTACTTTGGCGATAGTTCTGGAATTAGTATGCTGAGTTTGATCTGGATCCCAACTGCTGTTTCCTCTACTCTCATGGCCACTGTCTCCAGGACAGGTCTACCCTCTGGGGCTGTAAGGAATAAACCCCTGCTCTTCAGGCAAATGAGTCCAAACACAGACCAAATACGGATTGCTGGTTCAAGTGAGCCACATGCCCAGAGGAACTTTGTGTTTTCTGAGGCTGGGATGGCCAGTGTAGCCATAAACCTAAAGCTGATTCACTCATGTAATGTGGTGAAGTTGACTCTTCACCGGCAAGGTAAAGAAGGAGGTCATGCTCTGGCCCAGCAAGTTGGTGGACATATGCCTGAAGGAAGTGAGTGGGCCAGCATTGGGCTGAGAACTTCATTTGATGTCCTGAATGGCACTGCTATCTATGTTTCTCTGGACTGCATTCGTGGGCGAATCAATCAGATCACCCATGAAGGCGGAACCAACATCTCCATTCTCTGGCTGGCTTCATGA